A stretch of DNA from Coccidioides posadasii str. Silveira chromosome 1, complete sequence:
ATTGGGATGATGATCGCGATGAAGACAAAGGCGAAGAGCGCACGGGGTACGCGCACAAGGACTGGTAGGAGGATCTGAAAGTTCAGCGTTATGGAGTAGATGGTTGCTGCTATGTTGCCCAGGGTCGAGAATGCGAGGAGGACGGTTATGAATTTCCCAAATCCGCCCGCGGGTGAGAGCATCGAGGCGAATATCGCGCCAACAGAGCCGGTTTCATGGGCCTGGGCCCAGTCTGGGACGTTGGGGACTGCCCCGCCAACTGCGGCCCCGAGGATCATGAGCGGGACGGTAGGTACGAATAGGCCCAAGTAAACATAGGCAAAGATGCGTTTGCTACATCCACGATATTAGTGGCCTGACAAGGGTAAGCGAGGGGGTATAGAACATTTGGTTTTACATACGAAGATATGTCGGGTGAAATGTACGTGCAGAAGTCCGAACTCAGCGCAGCCCAAGGAATGAGATACCCAGCGATCAAACCGCCAAATGTGACGATGGCTGAAGCTGAAGGCGGAGCTGGTACAACCTGATTGCTGAGGTGCTTTCCACCACAGCCAGTGGCAATAACGATGCTGATGAAAACCGGAACCCAGCCATATCGTTCATACCGATGCAAGACCTTGTACCCAAAGAAGGATATAAATAGAGCAAGGACGGCGACAATAACGATACCGACGTTCACGCTGACATCGCTGCTGTTTAAAGCGGAAAGAGTCTGACCACCGATAACACAGTCGATGATTGTAAATCCGGAAACCGTCGCGAGATTCAGCAAAACGAGAATGTTTACTAGATATATCCTACAGCACAATTTGATCAGTTGGCCTCGAATCCATTTGCATGGCACcggaaaaataaaaagataaaagaaGAACAAAAGAGAGATAAACCAACCCAAAGGTGTAACGTGCTTGTATCATCTGCCGAAGACCAGTCTTGGGGCCTAAGATCGAGAGATACGCCGGTGGAATGGTGCAAAGGAGGTTGAAAAAAATAATGACAAGGATTGCATCCCGTAAACTCAGACCAAGGCTGAGTGTTCCCACCATGCCAGTAATGATTCTGTATACATTCCAGCAATTAGCTTCGCTTGTACATTTCACGGAGAACCGCCGTAACCAAAGATAGTAGCGATGCAATAGGAAAAAATAaatgaaataaaataaaaaagaggaagatgaagatgaagaggagaggGACGTACGGTAAAACATTACAGCTAACTGTGAACCACAGAAGAAAGACATTCACCACTCTCTTGTCCGTCCGTTCATCCACGCCAATAGGAACAATTCCCCGAAGCTCAACACCCCATGTTGCAAGACGATGCCAAAATGATTGGCAAAATCTTAGCAATG
This window harbors:
- a CDS encoding uncharacterized protein (EggNog:ENOG410PI2C~COG:F~TransMembrane:12 (i80-104o110-128i149-169o189-210i217-237o249-272i284-306o342-368i380-401o407-429i441-465o485-501i)), which produces MWSEQTSSKPSPGVNDVEKDGEPQVVVEQAPVELPEEKDPPLLRFCQSFWHRLATWGVELRGIVPIGVDERTDKRVVNVFLLWFTVSCNVLPIITGMVGTLSLGLSLRDAILVIIFFNLLCTIPPAYLSILGPKTGLRQMIQARYTFGIYLVNILVLLNLATVSGFTIIDCVIGGQTLSALNSSDVSVNVGIVIVAVLALFISFFGYKVLHRYERYGWVPVFISIVIATGCGGKHLSNQVVPAPPSASAIVTFGGLIAGYLIPWAALSSDFCTYISPDISSKRIFAYVYLGLFVPTVPLMILGAAVGGAVPNVPDWAQAHETGSVGAIFASMLSPAGGFGKFITVLLAFSTLGNIAATIYSITLNFQILLPVLVRVPRALFAFVFIAIIIPISIRAASSFFASLENFIGVIAYWSAAFFSIVTVEHLVFRKGRYESYDPTIWNVGSALPSGVSALAAGVLSFALVIPCMSQTWYVGPIAKKTGDIGFEIALVLSALLYLPLRAAEIKWRKRL